The Gemmatimonadota bacterium genome has a segment encoding these proteins:
- a CDS encoding YncE family protein, which translates to MRPSHLVVASVLILHTVADATAQGTAGTLVASNMTTGTAQLIDASTGQSLGVFPTAVAPHEVAVSSDGRWAVIAEYGDRNGVGQSLLVLDVAGGAVARRIDVPALTRPHGIAFLPGDRELVVTSEVKGVIGIVDFVSGAVTATIETGGQTSHMVTVTPDGRVAATTNLRSGSVSVIDLVSRTRRAVHPVGTAVEGVAITPDGREVWAGANSAKQVIVVDAVSGKTTAIEGFGFAYRIAITRDGRTAVVTDPGSEHVHLVDVAGRSIRTSIPIAPVGGQPASPQGVTLLPDGRTALVTLKGANQAVLIDLASARVVQTVATQGGSDGIGFSPLRVKRP; encoded by the coding sequence ATGCGCCCGTCTCATCTCGTTGTCGCTTCGGTGCTCATCCTCCACACCGTGGCTGACGCCACCGCGCAGGGGACCGCGGGTACGCTCGTCGCGTCCAACATGACGACCGGCACGGCGCAGTTGATTGACGCCTCGACGGGGCAATCCCTCGGCGTGTTCCCCACGGCCGTGGCGCCGCACGAGGTGGCTGTGTCGTCGGATGGTCGCTGGGCGGTGATCGCGGAGTACGGGGACCGGAACGGCGTGGGGCAGTCGCTCCTCGTGCTGGACGTGGCAGGTGGGGCGGTCGCACGTCGCATCGATGTTCCGGCACTGACCCGTCCGCATGGGATCGCGTTCCTGCCCGGAGACCGCGAACTCGTGGTGACGTCGGAGGTGAAGGGGGTGATCGGGATCGTCGACTTCGTGTCGGGGGCCGTGACCGCGACGATCGAGACGGGAGGGCAGACCAGCCACATGGTCACCGTGACCCCGGACGGTCGCGTGGCGGCGACCACCAACCTCCGCAGCGGGAGCGTCTCGGTCATTGACCTGGTGTCACGGACCCGTCGCGCCGTGCACCCGGTCGGCACGGCGGTCGAAGGGGTCGCGATCACCCCGGATGGGCGGGAGGTGTGGGCGGGGGCAAACTCGGCGAAGCAGGTGATCGTCGTCGACGCCGTGTCGGGGAAGACCACGGCGATCGAAGGATTTGGCTTCGCCTACCGGATTGCGATCACCCGGGACGGGCGCACCGCCGTTGTCACCGACCCCGGCTCCGAGCACGTGCATCTCGTCGACGTTGCCGGGCGCAGCATTCGCACTTCCATCCCGATCGCCCCGGTGGGTGGGCAACCCGCCTCGCCGCAGGGGGTCACGCTCCTCCCGGATGGCCGGACGGCGCTCGTCACCCTCAAGGGGGCAAACCAGGCCGTCCTCATTGACCTCGCGAGCGCTCGCGTGGTCCAGACGGTGGCGACCCAGGGTGGGTCCGACGGCATCGGCTTCTCCCCCCTGCGCGTGAAGCGTCCGTAA
- a CDS encoding ParA family protein → MLAVVSQKGGVGKTTTSVNLAAAFARRGLKTLIIDVDPQGAVRYGVGLRKGHPTFGFADYLNGVRSLKEIILPTALPWLRCILAGSVSDTADHSFYQQLIAETNVLHDLLRIAQERCDVVVVDTPPGLGAIVHRVLEASQHVIVPLQCEPLALQTTPQILRGIQDVVDSNEELTLDGILLTMFEPGNASSERVAAYVQSHLPRNMVFDVRIPRTDATLEAFAAGQPVVLRTPADAAAQAYVNLATYLAPRFT, encoded by the coding sequence GTGCTCGCAGTCGTCAGCCAGAAGGGCGGAGTCGGGAAGACCACCACCTCGGTCAACCTCGCCGCCGCGTTCGCTCGGCGTGGGCTCAAGACGCTGATCATCGACGTCGACCCCCAGGGCGCCGTCCGGTATGGCGTGGGGCTCCGCAAGGGCCACCCGACCTTCGGCTTCGCCGACTACCTCAACGGCGTCCGGTCCCTCAAGGAGATCATCCTCCCGACCGCACTCCCGTGGCTGCGATGCATTCTCGCGGGGTCGGTCAGCGATACGGCGGACCACTCGTTCTACCAGCAGCTGATCGCCGAGACCAATGTCCTCCACGACCTGCTGCGGATCGCGCAGGAGCGATGTGATGTCGTCGTGGTGGACACCCCCCCGGGGCTCGGCGCCATCGTCCACCGGGTGCTCGAGGCCAGCCAGCACGTCATCGTCCCCCTGCAGTGCGAGCCGCTCGCGCTCCAGACAACTCCGCAGATCCTGCGGGGTATCCAGGATGTGGTCGATTCAAACGAGGAACTCACCCTGGACGGGATCCTGCTCACGATGTTCGAACCCGGAAACGCATCATCGGAACGCGTCGCCGCCTACGTGCAGTCGCACCTCCCGCGCAACATGGTGTTTGACGTGCGTATTCCCCGCACCGATGCGACCCTCGAAGCGTTTGCCGCCGGCCAACCGGTCGTCCTCCGCACGCCAGCGGATGCGGCCGCCCAGGCCTACGTGAACCTCGCGACCTACCTCGCGCCGCGTTTCACCTGA
- a CDS encoding ABC transporter permease: MSLVSEIRVRLRALFTRAALEREMDAELSFHLDREVARLVASGVSPVEAQRRARASFGGVNVARDAMRDERGVAWVEDLARDLRHGVRALARRPLYWFTASVTLGLGIAATTAIFSIVSYLLFRPLPVPDADRLVAFGQVVRSRGDASPSLSLPTIRDLRTLGDIFDGVVAGSGEVLGIRDEGGEGAVQLFANAVTGNYFTFFGLRPAAGRFFTQADEDRREPVMVLSHSLWQARYGGDPSVVGRTVLLNGSPFTVLGVSPAGWQGTEHLVEAQAFLPLQLLPTIGVRTEAQMDRRGSDFLRTFARLAPGRTVADARSALAVLASRIAPERDEAAGDYAFLVEREVRARPVIVIADQIPMIAGTFLGLSVLALGIACVNVGNLVLSRTMARRGELAVRRALGASRSRVARELIAEALLLGVSALVIALPVAWLVVSWLAGLDFAADIPLKIDVRLDRTVLIFAGAIAVLAGVLTGVAPALRGSNNDAGDALREGAARTTATRERRRLGNTLLAGQLTFSLVLVIAGALFLRSLNSVTSLDLGIDPSQVAMATVDLSLSRYEPAASREFFRRAEEGMRALPGVASVGMMRDVPMGFNGNGRSLQHLDGRMVGNARHLSAQINTLTPDAFATLRLRQVEGRSFDAHDDDTAPRRAIVNDLLARQFWPERTSVVGQRFRIAGDSTSIEVVGVVTRVISEFPTEKPVPQFFLPYAQFPGPTQTLFVRTVGDPSLVLDDMRRVLNAIDPGVAVGDLRSMHAFLHDGKAFFLYRLGSALTLAIGALGLLQTLVGLYGVIAYAVGQRSREFGIRLALGASRRQLIGQVMGPSLRLVTSGLAAGLVGAALLLPAATSLLAVSPRDPLTYLACTAFLASLACLALFLPALRAANAGPMRALRSD, translated from the coding sequence ATGTCACTGGTGTCCGAGATTCGGGTGCGCCTCCGTGCGCTGTTCACGCGTGCCGCCCTGGAACGGGAGATGGACGCGGAGTTGTCCTTTCACCTGGATCGCGAGGTCGCGCGGTTGGTGGCCTCCGGCGTTTCGCCGGTGGAGGCACAGCGCCGGGCGCGCGCGTCGTTCGGAGGGGTGAACGTCGCGCGTGATGCGATGCGAGACGAACGTGGAGTCGCATGGGTGGAGGACCTGGCACGCGACCTTCGGCACGGGGTGCGTGCGCTGGCGCGGCGGCCACTGTATTGGTTTACGGCATCGGTCACCCTTGGGTTGGGAATCGCCGCGACGACGGCAATCTTCAGCATCGTCAGCTATTTGCTGTTTCGGCCGCTGCCGGTGCCTGACGCAGATCGTCTCGTCGCCTTCGGCCAGGTCGTCCGGAGTCGCGGGGACGCCAGTCCCAGTCTCTCCCTGCCGACGATCCGCGACCTCAGGACGCTGGGCGACATCTTCGACGGCGTGGTCGCCGGCTCGGGCGAAGTCCTTGGAATCCGCGACGAGGGGGGCGAAGGCGCCGTCCAGCTGTTCGCGAACGCTGTCACCGGGAACTACTTCACGTTCTTCGGCCTCCGTCCCGCGGCAGGTCGCTTCTTCACACAGGCAGACGAGGACCGCCGCGAGCCGGTGATGGTGCTGTCGCACTCTCTCTGGCAGGCGCGCTACGGCGGTGATCCCTCCGTCGTTGGGCGAACGGTGCTCCTGAATGGCAGCCCCTTCACCGTTCTCGGGGTGTCACCCGCCGGGTGGCAGGGGACGGAACACCTGGTGGAGGCACAGGCGTTTCTGCCCCTTCAGCTGCTTCCGACGATTGGGGTGCGCACGGAGGCCCAGATGGACCGCCGCGGGAGTGACTTCCTCCGCACCTTTGCGCGCCTGGCGCCGGGGCGCACCGTGGCGGATGCACGGTCGGCGCTGGCGGTGCTCGCGTCACGGATCGCCCCCGAGCGGGACGAGGCCGCGGGGGATTACGCCTTCCTCGTGGAACGCGAGGTGCGCGCGCGGCCGGTCATCGTGATTGCCGACCAAATTCCGATGATCGCCGGCACCTTTCTCGGTCTCTCCGTGCTCGCTCTCGGCATCGCCTGTGTCAACGTCGGGAACCTCGTCCTCTCGCGCACCATGGCCCGGCGCGGGGAACTGGCGGTGCGTCGGGCGCTCGGGGCCTCGCGATCCCGCGTGGCGCGCGAGCTGATCGCCGAAGCCCTGCTGCTCGGTGTCAGTGCCCTGGTGATCGCGCTGCCAGTGGCGTGGCTGGTGGTCTCCTGGTTGGCAGGCCTCGATTTCGCGGCGGACATTCCCCTCAAGATCGACGTGCGACTCGACCGGACCGTCCTGATTTTCGCGGGGGCGATCGCCGTGCTCGCCGGGGTGCTCACCGGGGTGGCGCCGGCACTACGCGGTTCCAACAACGACGCCGGTGACGCGCTGCGCGAAGGGGCCGCCCGGACCACGGCGACCAGGGAGCGCCGGCGTTTGGGGAATACCCTCCTGGCGGGGCAGTTGACCTTCTCCCTCGTGCTGGTGATCGCGGGTGCGCTCTTCCTGCGTTCGCTCAACTCGGTGACCTCGCTGGACCTCGGGATCGACCCGTCGCAGGTCGCCATGGCGACCGTGGACCTTTCCCTCTCGCGCTACGAGCCGGCGGCGTCCCGCGAGTTCTTCCGGCGGGCCGAGGAGGGGATGCGGGCACTCCCCGGGGTGGCCTCCGTCGGCATGATGCGCGACGTCCCGATGGGATTCAACGGCAACGGGCGCTCGCTGCAACACCTGGATGGACGCATGGTGGGCAATGCGCGACATCTCAGTGCACAGATCAACACGTTGACGCCGGATGCGTTCGCCACCTTGCGCCTGCGCCAGGTGGAGGGGCGCAGCTTCGACGCGCACGACGACGACACTGCCCCTCGACGTGCCATCGTCAACGACCTGCTGGCGCGCCAATTCTGGCCCGAGCGGACCAGCGTTGTGGGTCAGCGCTTCCGGATCGCGGGCGACAGTACCTCGATCGAGGTGGTGGGGGTCGTGACACGCGTCATCTCCGAGTTCCCGACCGAAAAGCCGGTGCCCCAGTTCTTCCTCCCGTATGCGCAGTTCCCTGGCCCGACCCAAACCCTGTTTGTCCGGACCGTCGGCGATCCATCGCTCGTGCTGGACGACATGCGGCGGGTGCTGAATGCGATCGATCCCGGCGTCGCCGTGGGCGACCTGCGATCGATGCATGCGTTCCTGCATGATGGTAAGGCCTTCTTCCTGTATCGCCTGGGGTCGGCGCTCACCCTCGCGATCGGGGCACTCGGCTTGCTGCAGACCCTTGTTGGACTGTACGGCGTCATCGCCTATGCTGTGGGCCAACGGTCCCGGGAATTCGGCATCCGCCTGGCCCTGGGGGCCAGCCGGCGGCAGCTGATCGGCCAGGTGATGGGCCCATCCCTGCGACTTGTCACGTCAGGCCTGGCGGCCGGTTTGGTGGGTGCCGCCCTCCTGTTGCCCGCGGCGACGTCCCTGCTGGCCGTGTCGCCTCGCGATCCGCTGACCTACCTCGCCTGTACGGCGTTCCTCGCGTCCCTCGCCTGCCTGGCGCTCTTCCTCCCGGCGCTCCGCGCGGCCAATGCGGGTCCGATGCGCGCGCTCCGCAGCGACTAG
- the cadA gene encoding cadmium-translocating P-type ATPase: MSGAPVFRTWWPPLLALAALTAGAIVRWTAGPEAALTTWWVGLGVSALAPLAQTVRAARTGNFATDVVAALAIVAALALKQPVAGLIVVLMQTGGEALERYAMGRATAAVRALEDAAPRIAHRGGVDIPVDQVAVNDLLLVRPGELVPCDAVVVTGESTLDTSRLTGESLPLAAGPGTLLLSGMANGDGALTIRSTARAGDSQYARIVELVRHAQESKAPLQRLADRYAVWFTPLTLAVCAITWFASGDPLRVLAVLVVATPCPLILATPIAMIGGINRAARQQVVVRSGIALERLSRIRTVVFDKTGTLTVGTPRVASVHATGSISEGELLRLAGALEQHSGHPLAASVVAAARHSNPTLPLPAAVVEAPGRGVRGRVDGRDVVIGSAGYVRSTIPTAGSPPTPTTAALRATVAIDGALAGTIEFAEAVRPSAAPLLRRLAALGIRRTVLLSGDHPANATAIAAALGIVEAVGDLLPADKVERVAALARDDGPVMMVGDGTNDAPALSRADVGIALADHGGGITAESADAVLLVPNLERVADAIEISRRTLAIARQSIVVGLGLSAVGMVAAALGYLAPIPGAVAQEAIDVAVILNALRAARAPR; encoded by the coding sequence ATGAGCGGCGCCCCGGTGTTCCGGACCTGGTGGCCACCGCTCCTCGCCCTCGCGGCCCTGACGGCCGGCGCGATCGTCCGGTGGACGGCAGGCCCCGAGGCCGCGCTGACCACGTGGTGGGTTGGGCTGGGCGTCTCCGCGCTGGCGCCGTTGGCGCAAACAGTGCGCGCCGCGCGGACGGGAAACTTCGCGACCGACGTCGTCGCGGCGCTTGCGATCGTCGCCGCCCTCGCGCTCAAGCAACCCGTTGCGGGACTCATCGTCGTCCTCATGCAGACTGGAGGAGAGGCGCTGGAGCGGTACGCCATGGGTCGCGCCACGGCGGCCGTGCGTGCGCTGGAGGACGCCGCGCCGCGGATTGCCCATCGCGGTGGCGTCGACATCCCAGTGGACCAGGTGGCCGTCAACGATCTCCTGCTGGTCCGGCCCGGGGAACTGGTCCCGTGCGACGCCGTGGTCGTCACCGGTGAGAGCACACTCGATACCTCACGACTCACGGGAGAATCCCTGCCGCTCGCCGCAGGTCCCGGGACACTCCTCCTCTCCGGCATGGCCAACGGCGACGGCGCCCTCACCATCCGGTCGACGGCTCGCGCGGGAGACAGCCAGTATGCGCGCATCGTCGAGCTGGTGCGCCACGCCCAGGAGTCAAAGGCCCCGTTGCAGCGCCTCGCGGACCGCTACGCGGTGTGGTTCACCCCGCTCACCCTCGCCGTCTGCGCCATCACCTGGTTCGCCAGCGGCGACCCGCTGCGGGTGTTGGCGGTCCTCGTGGTCGCCACCCCCTGTCCCCTCATCCTCGCCACACCGATCGCGATGATCGGTGGGATCAATCGCGCGGCCCGCCAGCAGGTGGTGGTGCGCAGCGGGATCGCCCTGGAGCGTCTGTCGCGCATCCGCACCGTCGTCTTCGACAAGACCGGGACGCTGACCGTGGGCACGCCCCGTGTGGCCTCGGTGCACGCGACGGGCTCGATCAGCGAGGGGGAGCTCCTCCGCCTCGCCGGTGCGCTCGAACAGCACTCGGGCCACCCCCTGGCGGCGTCGGTCGTCGCGGCGGCGCGTCACAGCAATCCGACGCTCCCGCTGCCGGCGGCAGTCGTGGAAGCCCCGGGGCGTGGCGTGCGGGGTCGTGTCGACGGCCGGGACGTGGTGATCGGATCCGCGGGCTACGTGCGGAGCACCATCCCGACCGCCGGAAGTCCCCCCACCCCGACCACGGCCGCCCTCCGCGCCACGGTCGCCATTGACGGCGCCCTCGCCGGCACGATCGAGTTTGCCGAGGCCGTGCGCCCATCGGCGGCCCCCCTGCTGCGCCGACTCGCAGCGTTAGGCATCCGGCGGACCGTACTCCTTTCGGGGGACCATCCGGCCAACGCGACCGCCATTGCCGCTGCCCTCGGGATCGTCGAAGCCGTGGGCGACCTCCTCCCTGCCGACAAGGTGGAGCGCGTCGCCGCCCTGGCCCGGGACGACGGCCCCGTCATGATGGTCGGCGATGGCACCAACGACGCGCCAGCGTTGAGCCGTGCCGATGTGGGCATCGCCCTCGCCGACCATGGCGGGGGCATCACCGCGGAAAGCGCGGACGCGGTCCTGCTGGTCCCCAACCTGGAGCGCGTCGCCGATGCGATCGAGATCTCGCGTCGCACGCTGGCCATCGCGCGGCAGAGCATCGTGGTCGGCCTTGGCCTGTCGGCCGTGGGGATGGTGGCCGCGGCCCTCGGCTATCTCGCCCCGATCCCGGGGGCCGTCGCGCAGGAGGCCATCGATGTGGCCGTGATCCTCAACGCCCTGCGCGCCGCACGCGCGCCGCGTTAG
- a CDS encoding long-chain fatty acid--CoA ligase, with protein MTTRAPETLGPTRYARGPVRSTPPGTLTQLYFDTLQRFDKPDAFRTRVGQGQWQAMSHAAFAERVQHVALGLQSLGVQRGDRVALLSENRPEWAIADWACLTTGVADVPIYPTLPAEQVPYLLSDSGAVAIFVSSIAQAEKVGSIRGQVPGLRTVIGFDESTRPFVDAVLGDVETRGRAAATAEAVAAWESAARTVQPSDLATIIYTSGTTGAPKGVMLSHDNFYSNIIATRNVVPMTGNDVALSFLPLSHIFERTGDYWFFVTGTSIAYVESVDLVPIAMSEVRPSIAMSVPRLYEKMYARVLENALAGGGLKKRIFFWARAVGERCTALAAAGQPIPGFLAWQYGLAKRLVFSKLQQRTGGRLRYFVSGGAPLAPEINAFFNGAGLTILEGYGLTETSPVISVNTPVAQRVGTVGRMVEGVEVLIADDGEILTRGPHVMQGYFNKPDATREAIDTDGWFHTGDIGVLEDGFLRITDRKKDLIVTAGGKNIAPQPIENLVKTNKYVSQVVMIGDRRKFPVMLVVPNFEQLEKWAKYKELIWTDRAQLLQMPTVQAKMDQEVRSHLTGLASFETPKKIALLEHDFSVESGELTPTLKVKRRVIDQNYRALIDALYESGKE; from the coding sequence ATGACGACCCGCGCTCCCGAAACGCTCGGCCCCACGCGCTACGCCCGAGGTCCGGTCCGCAGCACGCCACCGGGCACGTTGACCCAGCTGTATTTCGACACGCTGCAGCGCTTCGACAAGCCGGATGCCTTTCGCACGCGCGTCGGCCAGGGACAGTGGCAGGCCATGTCGCATGCCGCGTTCGCCGAGCGCGTGCAGCACGTGGCGCTGGGCCTGCAGTCGCTCGGCGTGCAGCGCGGCGATCGGGTCGCGCTCTTGTCGGAGAACCGGCCCGAGTGGGCGATCGCGGACTGGGCATGCCTAACGACAGGCGTCGCCGACGTGCCGATCTACCCGACCCTCCCCGCGGAACAGGTCCCGTACTTGCTCTCGGATTCGGGGGCCGTGGCGATCTTCGTGTCGAGCATCGCGCAAGCGGAGAAGGTGGGGAGCATCCGGGGACAGGTGCCGGGGCTGCGGACCGTGATCGGCTTTGACGAATCCACCCGTCCCTTTGTGGACGCGGTGCTCGGCGACGTGGAGACCCGGGGGCGTGCCGCCGCCACGGCGGAGGCCGTTGCCGCGTGGGAGTCCGCGGCGCGCACCGTCCAGCCATCGGACCTTGCGACGATCATCTACACATCCGGAACGACTGGCGCGCCCAAAGGGGTGATGCTGTCGCACGACAACTTCTACTCCAACATCATCGCCACGCGGAACGTGGTGCCGATGACGGGGAATGATGTTGCGCTCTCCTTCCTGCCCCTCAGCCACATCTTCGAGCGCACCGGCGACTACTGGTTCTTCGTGACCGGCACCTCGATCGCCTATGTCGAGTCGGTCGACCTCGTGCCGATTGCGATGTCCGAGGTGCGCCCGTCGATCGCGATGTCGGTCCCGCGGCTCTACGAGAAGATGTATGCACGCGTGCTGGAGAATGCGCTCGCCGGTGGCGGGCTCAAGAAGCGCATCTTTTTCTGGGCGCGCGCGGTCGGTGAGCGCTGCACGGCCCTCGCCGCCGCGGGGCAGCCTATCCCGGGCTTCCTTGCCTGGCAGTATGGGCTCGCCAAGCGACTCGTCTTCTCCAAACTGCAACAGCGGACCGGCGGACGCCTGCGGTACTTTGTCTCCGGCGGCGCGCCACTGGCGCCCGAGATCAACGCGTTCTTCAATGGCGCCGGCCTGACGATCCTGGAGGGTTACGGACTCACCGAGACCTCTCCGGTGATCTCGGTCAACACGCCCGTGGCGCAACGGGTCGGGACGGTCGGCCGGATGGTGGAGGGCGTGGAGGTCCTGATTGCGGATGACGGAGAGATCCTCACCCGGGGGCCGCATGTCATGCAGGGGTACTTCAACAAGCCCGATGCCACGCGTGAGGCCATCGACACGGACGGCTGGTTCCACACGGGTGATATCGGGGTCCTCGAGGACGGTTTCCTGCGGATCACCGACCGCAAGAAGGACCTGATCGTGACGGCGGGCGGCAAGAACATCGCGCCGCAGCCGATCGAGAACCTGGTCAAGACCAACAAGTACGTCTCCCAGGTGGTCATGATCGGCGACCGGCGCAAGTTCCCGGTGATGCTCGTGGTGCCAAACTTCGAGCAGCTGGAGAAGTGGGCGAAGTACAAGGAGCTGATCTGGACCGACCGGGCCCAGCTGCTGCAGATGCCCACCGTGCAGGCCAAGATGGACCAGGAAGTGCGGTCCCACCTGACCGGGCTGGCCTCATTCGAGACCCCCAAGAAGATCGCGCTCCTCGAGCATGATTTCTCCGTCGAGTCCGGCGAGCTCACTCCCACCCTGAAGGTCAAGCGGCGGGTGATCGACCAGAACTATCGTGCGCTGATCGACGCATTGTATGAAAGCGGCAAGGAGTAG
- a CDS encoding serine/threonine protein kinase, with the protein MSSLSDAALDHLREVAMPGTPVVPERYTLLGELGRGGMGIVYHVRDRVLAREAALKVMRDAVPERALLRLQREAAVLAMLEHPGIVPVHDLGVLSDGRPYYVMKLVRGETLAACLANGMAHGDALRAFIRVCDTVAFAHARGVVHRDLTPRNIMLGTFGDVLVLDWGVAKVTGRGDADDDWTAEGEGTGDGAVLGTPGFMAPEQHGAARDADGRSDVYALGRILATMVTQVPPPLQSIITRATAMEPAGRYADVTALGRDVGAYLDREPVAAHRERWWERVGRFADRHRLALSLVGVYLVVRALILLWFRR; encoded by the coding sequence GTGAGCTCGTTGAGTGATGCGGCGCTGGATCATCTCCGTGAGGTGGCCATGCCCGGAACACCGGTCGTGCCGGAGCGGTATACCCTGCTCGGAGAGCTCGGGCGTGGCGGGATGGGCATTGTCTACCACGTGCGGGACCGGGTGCTCGCACGCGAGGCGGCCCTCAAGGTGATGCGCGACGCCGTGCCGGAACGCGCACTGCTCCGGCTCCAGCGCGAAGCCGCGGTGCTCGCCATGCTCGAGCATCCGGGGATCGTCCCGGTCCATGACCTCGGGGTGCTGTCCGACGGGCGTCCCTACTACGTCATGAAGCTGGTGCGCGGCGAGACGTTGGCGGCGTGTCTCGCGAACGGCATGGCACACGGCGACGCCTTGCGTGCGTTCATCCGGGTGTGCGATACCGTGGCGTTTGCGCATGCGCGCGGCGTGGTCCACCGCGACCTCACGCCGCGCAACATCATGTTGGGGACCTTTGGTGACGTGCTGGTCCTCGACTGGGGTGTGGCCAAGGTGACGGGGCGGGGCGACGCCGATGATGACTGGACGGCGGAGGGTGAGGGGACGGGCGACGGTGCGGTGCTTGGCACGCCGGGGTTCATGGCGCCGGAGCAGCACGGGGCCGCGCGCGATGCCGATGGTCGGTCTGACGTGTATGCCCTGGGCCGCATCCTGGCGACGATGGTCACGCAGGTCCCGCCTCCACTGCAATCGATCATCACCCGGGCAACGGCGATGGAACCGGCCGGGCGCTACGCGGACGTGACGGCGCTCGGTCGAGACGTGGGTGCCTACCTCGACCGGGAGCCGGTTGCCGCGCACCGTGAGCGGTGGTGGGAACGCGTCGGTCGGTTCGCCGACCGCCATCGGCTGGCGCTAAGCCTGGTCGGCGTATACCTCGTGGTGCGCGCGCTGATCCTCCTGTGGTTTCGGCGCTAA
- a CDS encoding PadR family transcriptional regulator, whose product MQTDVLQGTLDMLVLKALSLESTHGWGIAQHIGRLSRDVLVINQGSLYPALQRLERKGLVSARWGESENNRKAKFYALTAAGRRHLGEESEDWQRFVAAVQMVMTSA is encoded by the coding sequence ATGCAGACTGACGTCCTTCAGGGCACCCTCGACATGCTCGTCCTCAAGGCGCTCAGCCTCGAGTCGACGCATGGGTGGGGAATTGCCCAGCACATCGGACGACTTTCGCGGGACGTCCTCGTGATCAACCAGGGGTCACTGTATCCCGCGCTGCAGCGACTGGAGCGGAAGGGATTGGTCTCCGCCCGGTGGGGCGAGAGCGAGAACAACCGCAAGGCGAAGTTTTACGCGCTCACGGCAGCTGGCCGCCGCCACCTCGGTGAGGAGTCCGAGGACTGGCAACGGTTCGTCGCTGCGGTCCAGATGGTGATGACGAGCGCCTGA
- a CDS encoding tetratricopeptide repeat protein, translating to MSWWRRLIGGRSDDELKPQRLDYLAEALTLERQGDFHAALTSYRLALRDKPDDHKVLMNMAIAYSRIGQLGEAERCYGRTLEVKPDHAGAHYGMAFLKAKRGDRTGAEAHLEAFLAAPGKADQANVEHAREALKALRSPAADVAVGDEPDETSIEPGS from the coding sequence ATGTCCTGGTGGCGCCGCCTGATTGGCGGCAGATCCGACGATGAACTCAAGCCTCAGCGCCTCGACTATCTCGCCGAGGCGCTGACGTTGGAGCGTCAGGGCGATTTTCACGCTGCCCTGACGTCCTATCGACTCGCCCTTCGTGACAAGCCGGATGACCACAAGGTCCTCATGAACATGGCGATCGCCTACTCACGTATCGGCCAGCTCGGCGAGGCGGAGCGGTGTTATGGCCGGACCCTGGAGGTCAAGCCGGACCATGCTGGGGCGCACTACGGGATGGCCTTCCTCAAGGCCAAGCGTGGTGACCGGACCGGGGCGGAGGCGCATCTCGAGGCCTTCCTCGCCGCTCCCGGCAAGGCGGATCAGGCCAACGTCGAGCACGCGCGCGAGGCACTGAAAGCGCTCCGCTCCCCTGCGGCGGACGTCGCAGTCGGTGACGAGCCCGACGAGACATCCATCGAACCCGGCAGCTGA